From the Quercus lobata isolate SW786 chromosome 6, ValleyOak3.0 Primary Assembly, whole genome shotgun sequence genome, one window contains:
- the LOC115993593 gene encoding cell wall / vacuolar inhibitor of fructosidase 1-like: MRTLVFIVLVYVVFQIIFLSSSQCAKLSSNDDNLIEQTCKKTPNYRLCISSLKSDPKSATADVTGLALIMVKVLNTTATRTLIRINSLLHHSPSPKIKKALLSCADMYYNGIITADVPVSKEALTKGDPKFADDSTLDAAKEATLCEEGFSGNSPLTVDNTNVNNVARVTEAIVKLLL, from the coding sequence ATGAGAACTTTGGTGTTCATAGTTCTTGTTTATGTTGTCTTTCAAATCATATTTCTATCATCAAGTCAATGTGCCAAACTGAGTTCCAATGATGACAATTTGATTGAGCAAACATGCAAGAAAACACCAAACTACCGTCTTTGCATCTCTTCCCTTAAATCAGATCCTAAAAGTGCCACAGCAGATGTTACAGGGCTAGCTCTCATAATGGTTAAAGTACTCAACACCACGGCAACTCGAACTCTAATCCGCATCAATAGCCTTCTTCATCATAGCCCAAGTCCTAAGATAAAGAAAGCATTACTTTCTTGTGCTGATATGTACTATAATGGCATTATAACTGCTGATGTTCCAGTGTCCAAAGAAGCTTTAACTAAGGGCGATCCTAAGTTTGCCGATGATAGTACACTCGATGCTGCCAAAGAGGCCACTTTATGTGAAGAAGGTTTCTCAGGCAATTCACCACTGACTGTTGACAACACAAATGTGAACAATGTCGCAAGAGTTACTGAGGCCATTGTCAAGCTATTGCTTTAA
- the LOC115949850 gene encoding cell wall / vacuolar inhibitor of fructosidase 1-like, with the protein MRTLVFVVLFQVVFQIIFLPSSQCARLRPNDDNLIEQTCKQTPNYNLCISSLKSDPKSATADVAGLALIMVNVLNTTTTQTLIHINSLLLQSPRNEVKEALLSCVEDYKTGVLTADIPVSIEALTKGNPKFADQGTQDAANESNSCEEGFSGNSPLTVENTNINNVARVANAIVKLLL; encoded by the coding sequence ATGAGAACTTTAGTGTTCGTAGTTCTTTTTCAAGTTGTCTTTCAAATCATATTCCTACCATCAAGTCAATGTGCCAGACTACGTCCCAATGATGACAATTTAATTGAGCAAACATGCAAGCAAACACCAAACTACAATCTTTGCATCTCTTCCCTTAAATCAGACCCTAAAAGTGCCACAGCAGATGTTGCAGGGCTAGCTCTCATAATGGTTAATGTACTAAACACCACGACAACTCAAACTCTAATCCACATCAATAGCCTTCTTCTTCAGAGCCCAAGAAACGAGGTTAAGGAAGCATTACTCTCTTGTGTTGAAGATTACAAGACTGGTGTTTTAACTGCTGATATTCCAGTGTCCATTGAAGCTTTAACTAAGGGTAATCCAAAGTTTGCTGATCAAGGTACACAGGATGCTGCCAATGAGAGCAATTCTTGTGAAGAAGGTTTCTCAGGCAATTCACCGCTGACCGTCGAGAACACAAATATAAACAATGTCGCAAGAGTGGCTAATGCCATTGTCAAGCTATTGCTTTAA
- the LOC115949851 gene encoding cell wall / vacuolar inhibitor of fructosidase 1-like: MRTLVFVVLVHVVFQIIFLPSSQCTRLRPNDDNLIEQTCKQTPNYNLCISSLKSDPKSATADVAGLALIMVNVLNTTTTQTLIHINSLLLQSPRNEVKEALLSCVEDYKTGVLTADVPESIEALTKGNPKFADQGTQDAANESNSCEEGFSGNSPLTVENTNINNVARVANAIVKLLL; the protein is encoded by the coding sequence ATGAGAACTTTAGTGTTCGTAGTTCTTGTTCACGTTGTCTttcaaataatatttctacCATCAAGTCAATGTACCAGACTACGTCCCAATGATGACAATTTAATTGAGCAAACGTGCAAGCAAACACCAAACTACAATCTTTGCATCTCTTCCCTTAAATCAGACCCTAAAAGTGCCACAGCAGATGTTGCAGGGCTAGCTCTCATAATGGTTAATGTACTAAACACCACGACAACTCAAACTCTAATCCACATCAATAGCCTTCTTCTTCAGAGCCCAAGAAACGAGGTTAAGGAAGCATTACTCTCTTGTGTTGAAGATTACAAGACTGGTGTTTTAACTGCTGATGTTCCAGAGTCTATTGAAGCTTTAACTAAGGGTAATCCTAAGTTTGCTGATCAAGGTACACAGGATGCTGCCAACGAGAGCAATTCTTGTGAAGAAGGTTTCTCAGGCAATTCACCGCTGACTGTCGAGAACACAAATATAAACAATGTCGCAAGAGTGGCTAATGCCATTGTCAAGCTATTGCTTTAA